A DNA window from Ostrea edulis chromosome 5, xbOstEdul1.1, whole genome shotgun sequence contains the following coding sequences:
- the LOC125650641 gene encoding spidroin-1-like, which translates to MMLALISVCALLALAAGKPGGYGYYPKGGSGGSGIAILQSGGGGRGSGIFLGGGGGGAAGAGAAAAGAGAAAAAAAAAAASGSGPGFFLGGGGVDASAGAAAAVGSAFDGAFHGGYYPYPRFHYGTIGGFGGAGAAAGAAAGAAGGLGGFGGGAAAAGAAAGASGFGGAAAAAAAAAAAAGGAGAAAGAGASAGGFGGFAYPAPWYPSPGPFYPPGPIYPTYPQQYYPSGPFYPKGGFIGFNGAGAGAAAGAAAGSSGFGGSSAAAAAAAAAAGASGFGGFGGSSAAAAAAAAAASGASGFGGSSAAAAAAAAASGGFGGQNFGGASIGVIGGGSGGGIGGIKRKVY; encoded by the exons ATGATGCTGGCTTTGATCTCCGTGTGCGCACTCCTTGCTTTAGCAGCAGGAAAACCCGGAGGATATGGTTACTATCCTAAGGGCGGCTCCGGAGGAAGTGGAATAGCTATTCTTCAAAGCGGAGGAGGCGGTAGAGGATCTGGAATTTTCCTCGGAGGAGGCGGGGGAGGTGCTGCTGGTGCTGGAGCAGCTGCCGCTGGTGCCGGAGCTGCTGCTGCTGCCGCCGCCGCCGCTGCTGCATCAGGTAGCGGACCTGGATTTTTCCTAGGAGGCGGTGGTGTTGATGCTAGTGCTGGAGCAGCTGCCGCAGTCGGTAGTGCTTTTGATGGTGCTTTTCATGGTGGCTATTATCCTTACCCTCGTTTTCATTATGGTACCATCGGTGGATTCGGAGGTGCTGGCGCTGCTGCTGGTGCTGCTGCTGGTGCTGCAGGAGGTCTAGGAGGATTCGGAGGAGGTGCTGCAGCAGCCGGTGCAGCAGCTGGTGCCTCTGGATTTGGTGGAGCAGCTGCCGCCGCCGCTGCTGCCGCCGCCGCCGCTGGTGGAGCAGGTGCCGCAGCTGGCGCAGGTGCTTCTGCGGGAGGATTTGGTGGATTCGCCTACCCTGCTCCATGGTATCCTAGTCCAGGACCCTTTTACCCACCAGGACCCATTTACCCAACCTACCCTCAACAATACTATCCATCAGGACCTTTCTATCCTAAAGGCGGGTTCATAGGATTCAATGGTGCCGGAGCTGGTGCTGCTGCAGGCGCCGCCGCAGGATCTTCAGGATTTGGTGGATCAAGTGCTGCTGCCGCCGCTGCCGCCGCAGCAGCTGGAGCTTCAGGATTCGGTGGATTTGGTGGATCAAGTGCTGCTGCCGCCGCTGCTGCCGCCGCCGCTTCAGGAGCTAGTGGATTTGGTGGATCAAGTGCTGCAGCCGCCGCCGCTGCTGCCGCTTCCGGTGGATTTGGAGGGCAAAATTTCGGAGGTGcctctataggagttatcgGTGGCGGATCTGGAGGTGGCATCGGCGGAATCAAG AGGAAGGTATATTAA